A single bacterium DNA region contains:
- the recF gene encoding DNA replication and repair protein RecF (All proteins in this family for which functions are known are DNA-binding proteins that assist the filamentation of RecA onto DNA for the initiation of recombination or recombinational repair.) translates to MRLVGLELDHFRLYERLRFATEARELALVGPNASGKTSLLEAVYYLGTARSFRFADDRDLVRHGAGHFSIRARLEREGENNELALLLEPEGKSAAVDGERCKRLSELLGRLVVCCFTVEDLDTVRGSAGRRRRFLDLLLGQVSPSYTAASGEFVKALRQRNASLRAEQYDPAEVRAWETPLAASAARITALRQSAADELTGFLRPVFAELTEREHDLRLGYESSLAEARLDAERLVELFMAIFERHRERDRRRGHTTAGPHRDDLRLSLDGVDLRRFASRGQLRLSTLALRLAEAEFLTRHTATRPVFLLDDAASELDELTNRRLLPVLRRRVGQLIVTALPQDVEHLGIEGEVYELEGGEIRPAGAGD, encoded by the coding sequence CGTCTCCGCTTTGCGACCGAGGCCCGCGAGCTGGCCCTGGTCGGTCCCAACGCCAGCGGAAAGACCAGCCTCCTGGAGGCCGTTTATTATTTGGGCACGGCGCGGAGCTTCCGCTTCGCCGACGACCGGGACCTGGTCCGTCACGGGGCCGGGCATTTCTCCATCCGCGCCCGGCTGGAGCGGGAGGGGGAGAACAACGAGCTGGCCCTCCTCCTCGAACCCGAGGGGAAGTCCGCGGCCGTGGACGGCGAGCGGTGTAAACGGCTGTCGGAGCTTCTGGGCCGGCTGGTCGTCTGCTGCTTCACCGTGGAGGACCTGGACACCGTCCGGGGCAGCGCAGGCCGCCGGCGACGCTTCCTGGACCTCCTCCTGGGCCAGGTCTCCCCATCGTACACCGCCGCCTCGGGCGAGTTCGTAAAAGCCCTTCGCCAGCGGAACGCCTCGCTGCGGGCCGAACAGTACGACCCCGCCGAGGTCCGGGCCTGGGAGACGCCCCTGGCCGCCTCGGCCGCCCGGATTACGGCCCTCCGGCAGAGCGCCGCCGACGAGCTGACCGGCTTCCTCCGACCCGTCTTCGCCGAGCTCACCGAGCGGGAGCACGACCTGCGTCTGGGCTACGAATCCAGCCTGGCCGAGGCCCGCCTGGACGCAGAGCGGCTCGTCGAGCTATTCATGGCCATTTTCGAACGGCACCGGGAGAGGGACAGGCGGCGCGGCCACACCACGGCGGGTCCCCACCGGGACGACCTCCGGCTGAGCCTGGACGGCGTGGACCTCCGACGGTTCGCCAGCCGGGGGCAGTTGCGGCTCTCCACGCTGGCCCTGCGCCTGGCCGAAGCGGAATTCCTCACCCGTCATACCGCCACCCGGCCGGTCTTCCTGTTGGACGACGCGGCCTCGGAGCTGGACGAGCTGACGAACCGCCGCCTGCTGCCCGTCCTGAGGCGGCGCGTGGGGCAGCTAATCGTGACGGCCCTGCCCCAGGACGTGGAGCATCTGGGAATCGAGGGGGAGGTGTACGAGCTGGAGGGCGGCGAGATTCGTCCCGCCGGCGCGGGGGATTAG